A window of Chanos chanos chromosome 15, fChaCha1.1, whole genome shotgun sequence genomic DNA:
GTGCGGCACACCGCTCTGATGGCAGAGGTCGCACTGGCCCTCTCCTTTCCTGCGTCTCCGTATCAACCGCCTGAGTTCTGCCCGTTTCGCGTCATCCACGCAGCAGGCCACGTCAATCACCGTGATTCTCTTGGGGTCCCACACGCAGTCCTCCTCTCTTCCTGACTTGATAGAAGATATGTTGCTTTTGGGGGGTACCCAAGCGCAGTCATATCCGTTCTGATGCCAGGACTTCTGCAGCGGATGAGTGTCGCTGTTAATCTTTTTCACCCTGCCCACCCGTACCTTCagtttaaacacaacactgtctttcTTGTCCGTTTGCAGAGGATAACATTTGGCTTTTTCAATGTTACGGCTGACGTATACCCCACGGCCCAGTAAGCCGTCTGCGGAAGGCTTGAAACCGTTGCTGATGATGTCCCTTGCGCTTTTCAGGTGTGTGCCATGGTACATCGTGTAGACACCTCCCGATTCTGGCCTCTGACCCGAGGCTAGAGCTTTCCTGTCCTCGTATGATTTCCAGCCTGAGAAGATCACAACATTTGACATGACCACTG
This region includes:
- the gig2o gene encoding GCRV-induced gene 2o, which gives rise to MSNVVIFSGWKSYEDRKALASGQRPESGGVYTMYHGTHLKSARDIISNGFKPSADGLLGRGVYVSRNIEKAKCYPLQTDKKDSVVFKLKVRVGRVKKINSDTHPLQKSWHQNGYDCAWVPPKSNISSIKSGREEDCVWDPKRITVIDVACCVDDAKRAELRRLIRRRRKGEGQCDLCHQSGVPHDTRRCWECGDFICCFQAKHICKRD